From a single Polyangiaceae bacterium genomic region:
- a CDS encoding GAF domain-containing protein, whose amino-acid sequence MTIIRRAGYESARLRLARLRLAGNTAREVGAQRATEISARSLNVERVGIWLFSAEDILECALMFTLSSGKHSAGERLFASRFPTYFQALRSVRAIVADDAMTNSATAELAGDYLLRHGITAMLDAPIIRDGSVVGVVCHEHVGSERRWTQTEIDFASSVADIVALVFEQADRLEAEARHQDQKERELENRKMDALERFARAIAHDFNNVLSTVSALGQAVTKSTDARAAEHGKELLETVGLGTHLTRQLLELSRSEDAPHVKVSLSDVVTRLEPMLRTLMAEVGGELSVVTMPTHVMGDETALERVLLNLCTNARDALATGGHVRVSLRDPRPDEELPAGFVVLEVTDDGHGMDEETLARVFEPYFSTKPEGTGLGLASVYAIVRQLGGEVQVTSEVDAGSSFVVALPRVE is encoded by the coding sequence GTGACCATCATTCGACGCGCCGGATACGAGAGCGCGCGGCTGCGCTTGGCGCGACTTCGCCTGGCCGGCAACACCGCCCGAGAAGTGGGCGCGCAGCGCGCCACGGAGATCAGCGCGCGCAGCTTGAACGTGGAGCGGGTGGGGATCTGGTTGTTCTCCGCCGAAGACATCTTGGAGTGCGCGTTGATGTTCACCCTCTCGAGCGGCAAGCACTCCGCGGGGGAACGACTGTTTGCCAGCCGCTTCCCCACGTACTTCCAGGCATTGCGCTCGGTCCGCGCCATCGTTGCCGACGACGCGATGACCAACTCGGCCACGGCCGAGCTGGCTGGCGACTACCTCCTGCGTCACGGCATCACGGCCATGCTGGACGCACCCATCATTCGGGACGGCTCGGTGGTCGGCGTCGTGTGTCACGAGCACGTGGGCTCGGAGCGCCGGTGGACCCAGACGGAGATCGACTTCGCGAGCTCCGTGGCGGACATCGTGGCTCTGGTGTTCGAGCAAGCGGATCGACTGGAAGCGGAGGCGCGGCATCAGGACCAGAAGGAACGCGAGCTCGAGAACCGGAAGATGGACGCGCTGGAGCGTTTCGCGCGGGCCATCGCCCACGACTTCAACAACGTGCTCTCCACCGTGTCCGCCTTGGGCCAAGCCGTGACCAAGAGCACCGACGCCCGTGCAGCCGAGCATGGCAAGGAGCTCTTGGAGACGGTGGGTCTCGGCACGCACCTCACGCGCCAGTTGTTGGAGCTTTCGCGGAGCGAGGACGCTCCACACGTGAAGGTGAGCCTCTCCGACGTGGTCACCCGACTCGAACCGATGCTCAGAACGCTGATGGCAGAAGTCGGCGGCGAGCTCTCGGTCGTCACCATGCCCACGCACGTAATGGGGGACGAAACCGCCCTCGAGCGAGTGCTCTTGAACCTGTGCACCAACGCGCGGGACGCGCTGGCTACCGGCGGGCACGTTCGCGTATCCCTACGCGATCCACGCCCCGACGAAGAGCTGCCTGCCGGCTTCGTGGTGCTGGAAGTGACCGACGACGGCCATGGAATGGATGAAGAAACATTGGCACGCGTGTTCGAGCCCTACTTCTCCACCAAGCCGGAAGGCACGGGATTGGGCCTCGCCAGCGTGTATGCCATCGTGCGTCAGCTGGGCGGGGAGGTGCAGGTCACCTCTGAGGTCGACGCCGGGTCCAGCTTCGTCGTTGCATTACCGCGGGTCGAGTAG
- the tgt gene encoding tRNA guanosine(34) transglycosylase Tgt, with product MLPFRVLERDTGSRARRGAIETPHGRIETPAFMAVGTRATVTGLTPADLQEVGAQVVLGNTYHLMLRPGPELFRRVGGIHGFMGWPGPVLTDSGGYQIFSMAEERSVHERGARFRSYVDRRVHLLSPERSIEVQTALGSDIMMVLDVCVDGTSDEATSRAAMERTHRWALRSLAARSNPDQALFAIVQGGVHPSLRRQSAAFLREHPFDGFALGGLAVGDRRADREEITQLASELLPDDRPRYLMGVGTPPELLNAILAGIDLFDCILPTHLAWQGTAFTSRGRVKLTRAEHGSSDAPLDPDCACSTCTTFGRSYLHHLFACGEPLGPRLLSMHNLHHYLSLMTEARSVIEEGRYAPWAREKIEAMDRHEHSGRRIGQATMMPT from the coding sequence ATGCTTCCCTTTCGCGTGCTCGAACGCGACACCGGCTCCCGCGCCCGGCGCGGCGCCATCGAGACGCCGCACGGCCGCATCGAGACCCCGGCGTTCATGGCGGTGGGGACCCGTGCCACGGTGACGGGGCTCACGCCTGCCGACTTGCAGGAGGTCGGCGCTCAGGTGGTGCTCGGCAACACCTACCACCTCATGCTGCGCCCCGGTCCCGAGCTGTTTCGGCGCGTTGGGGGCATCCACGGTTTCATGGGGTGGCCGGGGCCGGTGCTCACCGACTCCGGCGGCTACCAGATCTTCAGCATGGCCGAGGAGCGCAGCGTCCACGAGCGCGGCGCGCGCTTTCGCAGCTACGTCGATCGACGGGTGCATTTGCTGTCACCGGAGCGTTCGATTGAGGTCCAGACCGCCCTCGGGTCGGACATCATGATGGTGCTGGACGTGTGCGTCGACGGCACCTCCGACGAAGCGACCTCCCGCGCCGCCATGGAGCGGACGCACCGCTGGGCGCTGCGCAGCCTCGCCGCTCGCAGCAACCCCGACCAGGCCCTGTTCGCGATCGTGCAAGGCGGGGTGCATCCGTCGCTCCGGCGGCAGTCCGCGGCGTTCTTGCGTGAGCATCCGTTCGACGGCTTCGCCCTCGGCGGATTGGCCGTGGGCGATCGTCGCGCGGACCGCGAGGAGATCACGCAGCTGGCCAGTGAGCTCTTGCCCGACGACAGGCCGCGCTACCTGATGGGCGTCGGAACGCCCCCCGAGCTGTTGAACGCCATCCTCGCGGGCATCGACCTGTTCGACTGCATCCTCCCGACGCATTTGGCATGGCAGGGGACGGCGTTCACCTCGCGCGGCAGGGTGAAGCTGACTCGAGCAGAGCACGGGAGCTCCGACGCGCCGCTCGACCCCGATTGCGCCTGCAGCACGTGCACGACCTTCGGGCGCTCGTACCTGCATCACCTGTTCGCCTGCGGCGAGCCCCTCGGGCCGCGCCTGTTGTCGATGCACAACTTGCACCACTATCTCTCGCTCATGACGGAGGCGCGGAGCGTCATCGAGGAAGGACGCTACGCCCCTTGGGCACGCGAGAAGATCGAAGCGATGGACCGCCACGAGCACAGCGGGCGTCGCATCGGTCAGGCGACCATGATGCCGACATGA
- a CDS encoding glutamate dehydrogenase, producing MGAAETTNHYLQQGFDLLKLSPRYKTLLLTPSRELRVEIAIEMDDGNIGNFIGYRIQHDNSRGPYKGGLRYHPDVELDEVRSLASLMTWKTAVINIPFGGAKGGIQVDPHQLSRRELERLTRRFIDQIGELIGPDQDIPAPDMNTNAAVMAWIFDQYSRRFGFSPGVVTGKPVELHGSYGRGAATGRGCLFAIREVLATQGKKLEGTRFAVQGFGNVGSWFARLAHEQGARITAVSDVRGGIENGDGLDIPKVLEHVAKTGSVVDAPGSKPISNDDLLISDCDVLVPAALGHVLTEDNARQVTAKWVLEAANGPTTVAADEIFNERGITCIPDIYANAGGVTVSYFEWTQNTQKFRWAEETVNSELEKHMVAAHRAIEKTRAEYKCSMRSAAFVVAALRVKEATDLRGLG from the coding sequence ATGGGCGCAGCGGAAACCACCAATCACTACCTGCAGCAGGGCTTCGATCTCCTGAAGCTGAGCCCACGGTACAAGACGCTGCTGCTCACACCTTCGCGCGAGCTGCGCGTCGAGATCGCCATCGAGATGGACGATGGCAACATCGGCAACTTCATCGGCTACCGCATTCAGCACGACAACTCCCGTGGCCCGTACAAGGGCGGTCTTCGCTATCACCCGGACGTGGAGCTGGACGAGGTCCGTTCGCTGGCGAGCTTGATGACCTGGAAGACCGCCGTCATCAACATCCCCTTTGGCGGCGCCAAGGGAGGGATCCAGGTGGATCCGCACCAGCTGAGCCGCCGGGAGCTCGAACGCCTCACGCGCCGCTTCATCGATCAGATCGGTGAGCTCATCGGACCGGACCAGGACATTCCCGCGCCGGACATGAACACCAACGCGGCAGTGATGGCGTGGATCTTCGATCAATACAGCCGTCGCTTCGGCTTCTCGCCGGGCGTCGTCACCGGCAAACCGGTAGAGCTCCATGGCAGCTACGGGCGTGGCGCCGCGACCGGACGGGGCTGCCTGTTCGCCATCCGCGAGGTGCTGGCCACCCAGGGCAAGAAGCTCGAAGGCACGCGCTTCGCGGTGCAGGGCTTCGGCAACGTGGGCAGCTGGTTCGCCAGGCTGGCCCACGAGCAGGGCGCGCGCATCACGGCCGTGAGCGACGTGCGTGGTGGCATCGAGAACGGGGACGGGCTCGACATCCCCAAAGTGCTCGAGCACGTGGCCAAGACCGGCAGCGTGGTGGACGCCCCCGGCTCCAAGCCGATCTCGAACGACGACCTCTTGATCAGCGATTGCGACGTACTGGTACCCGCCGCCCTCGGCCACGTGCTGACCGAGGACAACGCCCGGCAGGTGACGGCGAAGTGGGTGCTGGAAGCCGCCAACGGCCCCACCACCGTGGCGGCGGACGAGATCTTCAACGAACGTGGCATCACCTGCATTCCGGACATCTACGCCAATGCCGGCGGCGTCACCGTGTCCTACTTCGAGTGGACGCAGAACACGCAGAAGTTCCGCTGGGCGGAAGAAACCGTGAACTCGGAGCTGGAGAAGCACATGGTGGCGGCGCATCGCGCCATCGAAAAGACGCGCGCGGAGTACAAGTGCTCCATGCGCTCCGCGGCCTTCGTGGTCGCCGCGCTGCGGGTCAAGGAAGCGACGGATCTGCGCGGCCTCGGCTGA
- a CDS encoding DUF1109 family protein: MTEVFDCKDLRDALMKGASLDDPRLRAHVRECEGCAELMAEDASLGHALAAVPAMPEMDLSGMLAGLDDALGREESKLAWLRNRSTTARIAAVVGVGVLLVLVGGAAKIRPDISAYPLPRLILTVVVYLSLVGLAAVIAFRPLYQKPVPRGVLYALIGVAALLPFVVASMPQAHAHIAGTPLGNGADFIPRAFACFRYGVALSLPVLVLAALADRGAFRIGVWPVLLGAAAGLIGTVALELHCPITEPIHLLLGHASIAMFVGILALAVRVVRKQKA; encoded by the coding sequence ATGACGGAAGTGTTCGACTGCAAAGATCTTCGCGACGCGCTCATGAAGGGCGCCTCCCTGGACGATCCCCGTCTGAGGGCCCACGTGCGTGAGTGCGAGGGATGCGCGGAGCTCATGGCGGAGGACGCTTCCTTGGGCCACGCCCTGGCGGCGGTGCCCGCCATGCCGGAAATGGATCTCTCCGGCATGTTGGCAGGGCTGGACGACGCCCTGGGCCGCGAGGAGTCCAAGCTCGCGTGGTTGCGCAATCGCTCCACCACCGCGCGGATTGCGGCCGTGGTGGGTGTAGGTGTGCTGCTCGTGCTGGTGGGTGGCGCCGCGAAGATCCGGCCGGACATCTCGGCCTACCCGCTGCCACGCTTGATCTTGACGGTGGTGGTGTACCTCTCGTTGGTGGGGCTCGCAGCGGTGATCGCCTTTCGCCCGCTGTACCAAAAGCCCGTGCCCCGCGGGGTGCTGTACGCCTTGATCGGCGTGGCGGCGCTGTTGCCCTTCGTGGTGGCGTCGATGCCTCAAGCTCACGCCCACATCGCCGGCACTCCCCTGGGCAATGGCGCGGACTTCATTCCCCGTGCGTTCGCCTGTTTCCGCTATGGCGTGGCGCTATCGCTGCCGGTGCTGGTGCTCGCCGCGCTGGCGGATCGCGGCGCCTTCCGCATTGGCGTGTGGCCGGTGCTATTGGGCGCGGCGGCGGGTTTGATCGGAACCGTGGCGCTCGAGCTCCACTGTCCCATCACCGAGCCGATCCACCTGCTCCTCGGCCACGCCTCCATCGCGATGTTCGTGGGGATCCTGGCTCTGGCGGTGCGCGTCGTTCGGAAGCAGAAGGCCTGA
- a CDS encoding RNA polymerase sigma factor: MRSDEELMAAYMAGDTSAFHELFRRYAPILQRVLARGLNGREESDDLVQQTFLHLHRARNDFKPGARVRPWLFTIALNLKREHFRRVKRRPEAPLELDGRLDPSVGPQGHARSDAASTLKAALQQIPPDQAEVIALHWLDGLSFPEVAEVVGATLSAVKVRAHRGYAAMRAYLDRDVGNPGSKSGIEP, from the coding sequence ATGCGGAGCGACGAGGAGCTGATGGCCGCCTACATGGCGGGCGACACCTCCGCGTTTCACGAGCTCTTTCGTCGCTATGCGCCCATCTTGCAGCGGGTCTTGGCGCGCGGACTGAACGGAAGGGAGGAGTCCGACGACCTGGTGCAGCAGACGTTCTTGCACCTGCACCGCGCGCGGAACGACTTCAAGCCGGGGGCGCGCGTGCGGCCCTGGCTGTTCACCATCGCCCTGAACCTGAAGCGGGAGCACTTCCGCCGCGTCAAGCGGCGCCCGGAGGCTCCGCTGGAGCTGGACGGTCGCCTCGATCCTTCGGTGGGTCCCCAGGGCCACGCTCGCTCCGACGCGGCGAGCACCTTGAAGGCCGCGCTGCAGCAGATCCCGCCGGACCAGGCGGAGGTCATCGCGCTGCACTGGCTCGACGGCCTCAGCTTCCCCGAAGTGGCGGAGGTGGTGGGCGCCACCCTGAGCGCCGTAAAGGTGCGGGCTCACAGGGGGTATGCGGCCATGCGGGCGTATCTCGATCGTGACGTCGGTAACCCCGGCTCCAAGTCCGGCATAGAACCATGA
- a CDS encoding DUF255 domain-containing protein, protein MSAHENRLAGETSPYLLQHAKNPVDWYPWGPEALGRAKQEDKPILLSIGYAACHWCHVMERESFENEAIAAQMNERFVCVKVDREERPDLDEIYMSATVALSGSGGWPMTVFLTPDQRPFFAGTYFPPDDRYGRPGFPKLLTLLGDMWDNERDKLLEQAEELTRHVQEQAALTAPGSVGEGAVKDAVRQLAAAFDPRFGGFGAAPKFPPSAALHLLLTHHAKTDDAEALRMAQKTLDGMKNGGMYDHVGGGFARYSTDERWLVPHFEKMLYDNAQLARVYLEALQVTGSAEYERVARETLDYVVREMQSPTGGYYSATDADSEGEEGKFFVWQPDEIAEILGAEEADRFCLYYDIRASGNWEGTSIPNTPRPLADIASQLGLETDELRASLERSRQKVYEARLSRVPPLLDDKILTSWNGLMIGAMAEGYRVLGDAEYLDSAERAARDVLGNLRRPDGGLFRTARGGRAHLDAVLEDYAYLCDGLLDLYEAGGSLEFLEHAERLAGRMLEDFGDAEAGAFFSTAHAHEPLVARMREGHDGALPNANSIAARVLARLGRQLDKSELTERAAQAVRAYGKLVERSPRSFSTLLDVAELLLEPPVELVFAGQRGDAALEALKREVAKHFIPHRVIGHVDPGEPLSERPLTADKGQVEGRPALYVCQNFTCQAPVTEPAGVAAALSDFRQGVERKASVGARRLAGHATAEGTRNVKGGELAGLSVSPLGFGGYRVDDGDPAHRAAIAHALRSGVNLLDTSTNYTDGRSERVIGEVIHDLVSRGELSREEVVVVSKIGYVQGKNLSLAEQRESDGDPFPEMVKVGTRIWHCMHPSWLEDQLTRSLDRLGLEQLDVCLVHNPEYFFTAAVKRGEGPLEDLRTEFYRRLGAAFAHFEEEIRRGRIRAYGVSSNSLTAGADDREATSLARMLEVAGQGFRVVQLPMNLLEANAALLKNNESHTVLELAAQKNIAVLVNRPLNAITEEGLVRLADPPRYAGVPPYEASLSRLSSLEAEFRRNFAPSLSTGQGGPPAESLLSWAEQLGRIPARAQTLPQWNELEHDVVLPRVNQVLSALDGALGKSQNADAWRDFRGRYGEALEGLLLAVRERAAERSRARVKRIHDALSKHVPEERRDAPLSQKALWTLASTPGVTCVLVGMRAEEYVDDAIAMMSWEPLADPKKALAATSA, encoded by the coding sequence ATGAGCGCGCACGAGAACCGCCTCGCGGGAGAGACCAGCCCGTATCTGCTGCAGCACGCGAAGAACCCCGTGGACTGGTATCCCTGGGGCCCCGAGGCGCTGGGGCGCGCCAAGCAAGAGGACAAACCGATCCTGCTCAGCATTGGCTACGCGGCCTGCCACTGGTGCCACGTGATGGAGCGCGAGTCCTTCGAGAACGAGGCGATCGCGGCGCAGATGAACGAGCGCTTCGTGTGCGTGAAGGTGGACCGGGAAGAGCGTCCGGATCTGGACGAGATCTACATGTCCGCCACGGTGGCGCTGTCCGGCAGCGGCGGTTGGCCCATGACCGTGTTCCTGACGCCGGACCAGCGGCCTTTCTTCGCGGGCACGTACTTTCCGCCGGACGATCGCTACGGGCGACCCGGGTTTCCGAAGCTGCTGACGCTGCTCGGGGACATGTGGGACAACGAGCGCGACAAGCTCCTGGAACAGGCCGAGGAGCTCACCCGGCACGTGCAGGAGCAGGCGGCGCTCACGGCGCCGGGCAGCGTGGGGGAAGGCGCGGTGAAAGATGCCGTGCGGCAGCTGGCGGCTGCGTTCGACCCGCGCTTCGGGGGCTTCGGCGCGGCGCCGAAATTCCCGCCCAGCGCGGCGCTGCATCTCTTGCTCACGCACCACGCCAAGACGGACGACGCAGAAGCGCTCCGCATGGCGCAAAAGACGCTGGACGGCATGAAGAACGGCGGCATGTACGATCACGTGGGGGGCGGCTTCGCGCGCTACTCCACGGACGAGCGTTGGCTCGTGCCGCACTTCGAGAAGATGCTGTACGACAACGCGCAGCTCGCCCGCGTGTACCTGGAAGCGCTGCAGGTGACGGGCAGCGCGGAGTACGAGCGCGTGGCGCGGGAAACGCTGGACTACGTGGTGCGCGAGATGCAATCGCCGACGGGCGGTTACTACTCGGCGACGGACGCGGACAGCGAGGGCGAGGAGGGGAAGTTCTTCGTGTGGCAGCCGGACGAGATCGCGGAGATCTTGGGCGCCGAAGAGGCCGACCGCTTCTGCCTGTACTACGACATCCGCGCGTCGGGGAACTGGGAGGGAACGAGCATCCCCAACACGCCGCGGCCGCTGGCGGACATCGCCTCGCAGCTGGGCTTGGAGACGGACGAGCTTCGCGCGTCCCTCGAGCGCTCGCGACAGAAGGTGTACGAGGCGCGGCTCTCGCGCGTGCCGCCGCTGCTCGACGACAAAATCCTCACCAGCTGGAACGGCTTGATGATCGGCGCCATGGCGGAGGGCTATCGGGTGCTGGGCGATGCGGAATACCTGGATTCCGCGGAGCGCGCGGCGCGGGACGTGCTCGGCAATCTGCGGCGGCCGGACGGCGGGCTGTTTCGCACGGCGCGGGGAGGGCGTGCGCACCTAGACGCAGTGCTGGAGGACTACGCCTACCTGTGCGACGGCTTGTTGGATCTGTACGAGGCCGGCGGCTCGCTCGAGTTCTTGGAGCACGCCGAGCGCCTCGCCGGGCGCATGCTCGAGGACTTTGGCGACGCCGAGGCGGGGGCGTTCTTCTCCACGGCCCACGCTCACGAGCCGCTGGTGGCGCGCATGCGCGAAGGGCACGACGGCGCGCTGCCGAACGCGAACTCCATTGCGGCGCGGGTGCTCGCGCGCCTCGGGCGTCAGCTCGACAAGAGCGAGCTCACGGAGCGCGCGGCGCAGGCGGTGCGGGCTTACGGCAAGCTCGTGGAGCGCTCACCGCGATCCTTTTCCACGCTCCTGGACGTGGCGGAGCTCTTGTTGGAGCCGCCGGTGGAGCTGGTGTTCGCGGGGCAGCGCGGCGACGCCGCTCTCGAAGCGCTGAAGCGCGAGGTGGCAAAGCACTTCATCCCGCACCGCGTGATCGGTCACGTGGACCCTGGGGAGCCGCTCTCGGAGCGGCCGCTCACGGCGGACAAGGGCCAGGTGGAAGGCCGCCCGGCGCTGTACGTGTGCCAGAACTTCACCTGCCAAGCTCCGGTGACGGAACCCGCAGGCGTGGCGGCCGCGCTTTCGGATTTCCGGCAAGGCGTGGAGCGCAAGGCGAGCGTGGGGGCGCGGCGCCTCGCGGGGCACGCCACGGCGGAGGGCACGCGGAACGTCAAGGGCGGCGAGCTGGCGGGGCTGTCCGTGAGCCCTCTCGGCTTCGGCGGCTATCGGGTGGACGACGGCGATCCGGCGCACCGCGCAGCCATCGCCCACGCGCTCCGGTCCGGCGTGAACCTGCTCGACACCTCCACCAACTACACCGACGGCCGCAGCGAGCGCGTGATCGGCGAGGTGATCCACGATCTCGTGTCCCGCGGCGAGCTGAGCCGCGAAGAAGTCGTGGTGGTGAGCAAGATCGGCTACGTGCAGGGCAAGAACCTGTCTCTGGCGGAGCAGCGCGAGAGCGACGGTGACCCGTTCCCGGAGATGGTGAAGGTCGGCACCCGCATCTGGCACTGCATGCACCCGAGCTGGCTGGAAGATCAGCTCACCCGCTCGCTGGATCGCCTGGGTCTCGAGCAGCTGGACGTGTGCTTGGTGCACAACCCGGAGTACTTCTTCACGGCCGCGGTGAAGCGCGGCGAAGGACCGTTGGAAGACTTGCGCACGGAGTTCTACCGTCGCCTCGGCGCGGCCTTCGCGCACTTCGAGGAGGAGATCCGCCGCGGACGCATCCGCGCCTACGGCGTGAGCAGCAACAGCTTGACGGCAGGCGCGGACGATCGCGAGGCGACGTCCCTGGCTCGCATGCTCGAGGTCGCCGGACAAGGCTTCCGCGTGGTGCAGCTGCCAATGAACCTGCTGGAAGCGAACGCCGCGCTGCTGAAGAACAACGAAAGCCACACCGTGCTCGAGCTGGCCGCGCAGAAGAACATCGCGGTGCTCGTGAATCGACCGCTGAACGCGATCACGGAAGAGGGCCTGGTGCGCCTCGCGGATCCGCCGCGCTATGCCGGCGTGCCGCCCTACGAAGCGTCGCTCTCGCGCCTGAGCAGCTTGGAGGCGGAGTTCCGCCGAAACTTCGCGCCGTCCTTGAGCACCGGGCAGGGCGGCCCGCCGGCAGAGTCGCTCCTCTCTTGGGCGGAGCAGCTCGGGCGCATCCCGGCGCGGGCGCAGACGCTGCCGCAATGGAACGAGCTCGAGCACGACGTCGTGCTGCCGCGCGTGAACCAGGTACTTTCCGCGCTGGACGGCGCCCTGGGCAAGAGCCAGAACGCCGACGCGTGGCGCGACTTCCGCGGTCGCTATGGCGAAGCGCTGGAAGGTTTGTTGCTGGCCGTGCGTGAGCGCGCGGCGGAGCGCAGCCGCGCCCGGGTGAAGCGCATCCACGACGCCCTGTCCAAGCACGTGCCGGAAGAGCGGCGCGACGCCCCGCTGTCGCAAAAGGCGCTGTGGACGCTCGCCAGCACGCCGGGCGTCACCTGTGTGCTGGTGGGCATGCGCGCCGAAGAGTACGTGGACGACGCGATCGCAATGATGAGCTGGGAGCCCTTGGCGGATCCAAAGAAAGCGCTCGCCGCGACGAGCGCGTAG
- a CDS encoding YdeI/OmpD-associated family protein, whose amino-acid sequence MAKLPDDLPIRSFPSATAFGRWLAREHRKSPGMWLKIPKKDRGKAGPTYREALEEALRFGWIDSQKAKLDDDFYLQRFTPRGPQSRWSKINRKNVEALIAAGRMMPAGMKEVDAAKRDGRWKKAYASQSSAKVPADLKAALDANPKARAFFAELNAQNRFSILYRIQDAKRPETRARRIAKFVEMCARGETLN is encoded by the coding sequence ATGGCGAAGCTCCCCGATGACTTGCCCATTCGGTCCTTCCCGAGCGCGACGGCGTTCGGCCGCTGGCTCGCGCGGGAGCACCGCAAGAGCCCGGGCATGTGGTTGAAGATCCCGAAGAAAGACCGCGGAAAGGCGGGTCCCACCTATCGCGAGGCGCTGGAAGAAGCGCTGCGCTTTGGTTGGATCGACAGCCAGAAAGCAAAGCTCGACGACGACTTCTACCTGCAGCGTTTCACTCCTCGGGGTCCGCAGAGCCGGTGGTCGAAGATCAACCGCAAGAACGTCGAAGCGCTCATCGCCGCCGGTCGCATGATGCCCGCCGGCATGAAGGAAGTGGACGCCGCCAAGCGGGACGGCCGCTGGAAGAAGGCCTACGCCTCCCAGAGCTCCGCGAAAGTTCCGGCGGATCTGAAGGCCGCCCTGGATGCCAACCCCAAGGCGCGCGCCTTCTTCGCCGAGCTGAACGCCCAGAACCGCTTTTCGATCCTCTATCGCATCCAGGACGCGAAGCGTCCCGAGACCCGCGCGCGGCGCATCGCAAAGTTCGTCGAGATGTGTGCTCGCGGCGAAACGCTCAATTGA
- the corA gene encoding magnesium/cobalt transporter CorA: MARRGKRKKQKDAVPHRRTAPGSAPGTLSADPNAPKPSISVMAFDADRLEERSLQDASEIRPFLEKYPVTWINVDGLGDADVIGSVGEVLGLHPLSLEDVLNVHQRAKLEEYEDYLYVVARQVQPGDEIVTEQLSVFLGARFVVTLQEEAGDCFDPVRDRIRKALGKVRKAQCDYLAYAVLDAVVDHYFPVLEGVSDRLELLEEEAIHEPRSDLPARLQHARHELLTLRRAVWPLREALSTLYRDDTPLVSDDTRVYLRDCYDHVIQVLDVLETHREIASGLMDIYLSSVSNRMNEVMKVLTVIATIFIPLTFVSSIYGMNFDPHRSRWNMPELEWDYGYPFALGLMLLMAAALLFYFRKKGWLGGEDVTLPPPRHDD; encoded by the coding sequence ATGGCCCGACGCGGTAAGCGCAAGAAGCAGAAAGACGCGGTACCGCATCGACGCACGGCCCCGGGTTCCGCGCCGGGCACGCTGTCGGCGGATCCGAACGCCCCCAAGCCGAGCATCTCCGTCATGGCCTTCGACGCGGACCGGCTGGAAGAGCGGTCGCTGCAGGACGCGAGCGAGATACGACCGTTCCTGGAGAAGTATCCGGTCACCTGGATCAACGTGGACGGTCTGGGAGACGCCGACGTCATCGGCTCCGTAGGCGAAGTACTGGGCCTGCACCCCCTCTCGTTGGAAGACGTGCTCAACGTCCACCAGCGAGCCAAGCTCGAAGAATACGAGGACTACCTGTACGTGGTGGCGCGGCAGGTGCAACCGGGCGACGAGATCGTCACGGAGCAGCTCAGCGTGTTCTTGGGCGCCCGCTTCGTGGTCACGCTGCAAGAAGAAGCGGGGGATTGCTTCGATCCGGTGCGCGATCGCATTCGCAAGGCGCTGGGCAAGGTGCGCAAGGCCCAGTGCGATTACCTCGCCTACGCGGTCCTCGACGCGGTGGTGGATCACTACTTCCCGGTTCTCGAAGGCGTGAGCGATCGCCTCGAGCTGTTGGAAGAAGAGGCCATCCACGAACCGCGCTCGGATTTGCCGGCGCGCCTTCAGCACGCTCGCCACGAGCTGCTCACCCTGCGGCGCGCCGTGTGGCCGCTGCGCGAGGCCCTCTCCACCTTGTATCGCGACGACACCCCGTTGGTGAGCGACGACACTCGAGTGTACTTGCGCGACTGCTACGATCACGTGATTCAAGTGCTGGACGTGCTGGAAACGCACCGGGAAATCGCCAGCGGCTTGATGGACATCTACCTCTCCAGCGTGAGCAATCGCATGAACGAGGTGATGAAAGTGCTGACGGTGATCGCCACCATCTTCATTCCGCTCACCTTCGTTTCCAGCATCTACGGCATGAACTTCGATCCGCACCGCTCGCGCTGGAACATGCCGGAGCTGGAGTGGGACTACGGCTACCCCTTCGCCTTGGGGTTGATGCTGCTGATGGCGGCAGCGCTGTTGTTCTACTTCCGCAAGAAGGGCTGGCTCGGCGGAGAGGACGTGACCCTACCGCCGCCCCGCCACGACGACTGA
- a CDS encoding nuclear transport factor 2 family protein, whose protein sequence is MHTTNDPKAEAEIRELFELRTRAIACKDAATLTAANHTDVVVFDAVAPFVHRSAETLARKHEWLSAYRGDIGHEIRDLEVTASSELAFCHFLVRISGTLVDGTEVGMWVRATSCLRKFDDGWKFVHEHASVPFDAETGKAVVTGEL, encoded by the coding sequence ATGCACACAACGAACGACCCCAAGGCCGAAGCGGAAATCCGAGAGCTATTCGAGCTACGCACCCGGGCGATTGCCTGCAAGGATGCCGCCACCCTGACCGCCGCGAACCACACGGACGTCGTCGTGTTCGATGCTGTCGCCCCGTTCGTACATCGTAGCGCCGAGACGCTCGCTCGAAAGCACGAGTGGCTTTCCGCATACCGAGGCGACATCGGCCACGAGATCCGCGATCTGGAGGTCACCGCAAGCTCCGAGCTCGCCTTCTGCCACTTCCTGGTTCGAATCAGCGGCACTCTGGTCGACGGCACCGAGGTCGGCATGTGGGTACGCGCAACCAGCTGCCTGCGCAAATTCGACGACGGCTGGAAGTTCGTTCACGAGCACGCGTCCGTGCCCTTCGACGCCGAGACCGGCAAAGCAGTCGTGACCGGCGAGTTGTGA